A region of Triplophysa dalaica isolate WHDGS20190420 chromosome 18, ASM1584641v1, whole genome shotgun sequence DNA encodes the following proteins:
- the LOC130439813 gene encoding uncharacterized protein LOC130439813 isoform X1: MSRSCVLGCGRLIPESDGHETCVTCLGVKHAEAGFSDTTCPICEDMSIKVLRSRLATFFGTVAANPLASQASSAAASAKSTASTSSGGDMGTAMDVASPAPARRTAHTPVRSPGASPMDGGRPFHSGQTRKRDDDEISVEASDSCLLASDGDDLSELLSTGGRARDGTDPEMSAMLARAAVSIGLQRANPPSPKRSRLDEWYLGTGRGQKPRTTPVPFFPEVHEELTRSWNAPFSARSTLVGSAAVTSLDGGAARGYVDIPQVERAVAVHLCPQTAATWRGRPRLPSRACKLSSTLVSKAYNAAGQAASALHAMAILQVFQAKVLKDLDEGKPDPTRMSELRTATTSRCERRRPRQAH, translated from the coding sequence ATGTCTCGCAGCTGTGTCCTTGGGTGCGGCAGACTCATTCCCGAGTCAGACGGCCATGAAACCTGCGTCACATGTTTGGGCGTCAAGCATGCTGAAGCAGGTTTCAGTGATACGACATGTCCTATCTGCGAGGACATGTCTATCAAGGTGTTGCGGTCACGGCTGGCGACGTTCTTCGGAACTGTTGCCGCCAACCCGCTCGCTTCTCAGGCGAGTTCGGCTGCCGCTTCGGCGAAGTCGACCGCCTCGACGAGCAGCGGGGGTGATATGGGAACTGCTATGGATGTCGCTTCGCCAGCTCCGGCTCGGCGAACCGCCCATACCCCAGTTCGCTCACCTGGTGCGTCCCCGATGGACGGCGGTAGACCGTTCCATAGCGGGCAGACTCGCAAGAGGGATGATGACGAAATCTCTGTCGAGGCATCGGACAGCTGCCTACTGGCATCAGACGGGGACGATCTCTCCGAGCTCCTGTCCACGGGCGGTAGAGCTCGTGATGGGACCGACCCGGAGATGTCGGCCATGCTTGCCCGGGCAGCCGTGAGCATCGGGTTGCAGCGCGCTAACCCGCCCTCCCCGAAACGCTCGCGGCTTGATGAATGGTACCTGGGTACGGGTCGCGGCCAAAAACCGCGAACCACCCCGGTGCCGTTCTTcccggaagtgcatgaggagctCACGAGGTCTTGGAATGCACCTTTCTCGGCGCGTTCTACACTCGTGGGCTCGGCGGCTGTGACTTCCCTGGATGGCGGGGCGGCCCGAGGCTACGTCGAcatcccccaggtggagcgtgctGTAGCGGTGCACCTctgcccgcagacggctgccacctggagggGTCGACCTAGACTCCCGTCTAGGGCGTGTAAGCTCTCTTCGAccctggtgtcgaaagcttacAACGCCGCTGGACAGGCCGCCTCCGCCCTCCACGCCATGGCGATTCTCCAGGTCTTTCAGGCTAAAGTCCTGAAGGATTTGGATGAAGGGAAGCCCGACCCCACTCGCATGAGTGAGTTGCGTACTGCCACGACCTCGCGCTGCGAGCGACGAAGGCCACGGCAGGCGCATTAG